Proteins encoded within one genomic window of uncultured Desulfobacter sp.:
- a CDS encoding ABC transporter substrate-binding protein: MKKLLLVVVALSLLLIQTVQASTPKDTLVMAFNIDEIISLDPAEIFEFANAEYAANAYDRLINYDVDHVSEIYPGIAERWEISDDGLTYIFKIRKGVSFASGNTLSADDVVFSLRRVVLLDKSPAFILTQFGFTPENVKRTISKVDEYTVKIIVDKAYAPTFFLYCLTSTAGSVVDKKEVLAHEKDGDLGYGWLKTGYAGSGPYRLRTWKASELIILDANKHYWGGAPKLNRIVIRHIVGSAGQRMLLEKGDIDMARNLTVDDLKSLETNKDIKIQTRAKGAIYYLGLNQKNKYLRIPEVRQAFKYLIDYKGIEQTILSGKATVHQAFLPKGFLGALEETPFFLDIEKAKALLKKVGLENGFTVTMDTRNTEPVTSIALSIQSTFAKAGIKLEIIPGDGKQTLTKYRARNHDIFIIDWGPDYMDPHTNASTFARNPDNSDDAKFKTLAWRNAWDIPQMTQKADAAVLERDTAKRVQMYQDLQREHQQTSPFVIMFQNIEVVAERANVEHFILGPSFDSNFYRYTTK; this comes from the coding sequence GTGAAAAAGCTGCTCCTGGTTGTTGTTGCGCTGTCCTTATTGTTGATACAGACCGTACAGGCGTCTACCCCGAAAGACACCCTTGTCATGGCGTTTAATATTGATGAGATTATCTCCCTGGATCCTGCTGAGATTTTTGAATTTGCCAATGCTGAATATGCCGCCAATGCATACGACCGCCTGATTAACTATGATGTTGATCATGTAAGTGAGATATATCCTGGCATTGCTGAACGATGGGAGATTTCAGATGACGGTTTGACATACATATTTAAAATCAGGAAAGGGGTCTCCTTTGCCTCGGGCAACACGCTGTCGGCGGACGATGTCGTCTTTTCCCTTCGCCGTGTTGTTCTGCTTGACAAGTCGCCGGCCTTTATTCTGACCCAGTTTGGATTTACGCCTGAAAACGTGAAGCGGACCATCAGCAAGGTAGATGAGTATACGGTAAAAATTATAGTGGATAAGGCTTACGCTCCCACTTTTTTTCTTTACTGTCTGACCTCAACAGCCGGGTCTGTTGTAGATAAAAAAGAGGTCTTGGCACATGAAAAGGACGGTGATCTTGGATATGGCTGGCTTAAGACTGGGTATGCCGGTTCCGGACCCTATAGACTGAGAACTTGGAAGGCATCGGAACTTATCATACTGGACGCCAATAAACATTACTGGGGGGGCGCTCCAAAATTGAACCGAATTGTTATCCGGCATATTGTCGGGTCTGCCGGCCAGCGCATGTTGCTTGAAAAAGGCGATATTGATATGGCAAGAAACCTGACTGTGGATGATTTGAAAAGTCTGGAGACAAATAAAGATATAAAAATTCAGACAAGGGCTAAAGGAGCGATCTATTACCTGGGGCTGAACCAGAAAAATAAGTATCTCAGAATACCTGAGGTGCGCCAGGCATTTAAATATCTGATTGATTATAAAGGTATTGAACAGACCATTCTCAGCGGCAAGGCTACTGTACATCAGGCTTTTTTGCCAAAGGGCTTCCTGGGCGCGTTGGAAGAAACGCCTTTTTTTCTTGATATTGAGAAAGCCAAAGCGCTTTTGAAAAAGGTGGGTCTTGAAAACGGCTTCACCGTTACCATGGACACAAGGAATACCGAACCCGTCACCTCCATAGCCCTTTCCATCCAGTCCACCTTTGCCAAAGCAGGCATAAAACTTGAAATTATTCCCGGGGACGGCAAACAGACGTTGACCAAATACCGCGCCCGGAATCATGATATTTTTATTATAGACTGGGGACCGGATTATATGGATCCGCACACCAATGCAAGCACCTTTGCCCGGAATCCGGACAACAGTGACGATGCAAAGTTTAAAACCCTGGCCTGGAGAAATGCCTGGGATATCCCTCAGATGACCCAAAAGGCCGACGCCGCTGTCCTGGAACGGGATACGGCCAAACGTGTCCAAATGTACCAGGATCTCCAGCGGGAACACCAGCAGACCTCTCCTTTTGTTATTATGTTTCAGAATATTGAAGTTGTGGCTGAAAGAGCCAATGTTGAACATTTCATTTTGGGCCCAAGTTTTGACAGTAACTTTTACCGGTATACAACCAAATAA
- the nadE gene encoding NAD(+) synthase, whose protein sequence is MNAEKTAVHIIDWLKNYVQTSGLKGFTVGVSGGIDSAVTSTLCAKTGYPVIALNMPIHQAPDQVSRSSEHIAWLSTTYDNVTGHDVNLTPVFEQVKTTLPDDIQDGLTMANTRSRLRMITLYSFASHHRMLVAGTGNKVEDFGVGFYTKYGDGGVDISPIADLMKTEVYELGRYLGVSQDILSARPTDGLWDDNRTDESQIGASYAELEWAMGYEAGDKNQDITDHQKNVLEVYRKFNRANRHKMEPIPVCIIPEATKL, encoded by the coding sequence ATGAACGCAGAAAAAACGGCTGTCCACATTATCGACTGGCTGAAAAATTATGTACAAACATCCGGATTAAAAGGATTCACCGTCGGCGTATCCGGCGGAATTGATTCCGCGGTCACATCAACATTATGTGCAAAAACCGGTTATCCCGTAATCGCCCTGAACATGCCCATCCACCAGGCACCGGACCAGGTTTCCCGATCAAGCGAACACATTGCCTGGCTGTCCACAACCTATGACAATGTAACAGGGCACGATGTTAACTTGACCCCGGTATTTGAACAGGTCAAAACCACATTGCCCGATGATATCCAGGACGGCTTGACCATGGCCAACACCCGCTCCAGGCTGCGGATGATCACCCTGTATTCATTTGCCTCCCACCACCGCATGCTTGTAGCCGGCACCGGCAATAAGGTGGAGGATTTCGGCGTGGGATTTTACACCAAATACGGGGACGGCGGTGTGGACATCTCTCCCATTGCAGACCTGATGAAAACTGAAGTGTATGAATTGGGCCGCTATCTTGGTGTAAGTCAGGATATCCTGTCAGCCCGGCCAACTGACGGACTCTGGGATGACAACCGTACGGACGAAAGCCAGATTGGCGCATCCTATGCCGAATTAGAGTGGGCAATGGGGTATGAGGCCGGTGACAAAAATCAGGATATAACAGATCATCAAAAAAATGTTCTGGAAGTATATCGTAAATTCAACCGGGCCAACCGGCATAAAATGGAACCGATTCCGGTGTGCATAATACCCGAAGCGACGAAATTATAA
- a CDS encoding ABC transporter ATP-binding protein, whose product MKENSPLLTVADLSVTFPSPKGDVCAVNNVSFSMGREKIGIVGESGSGKSVTGRAVLRLLPPYARVRASRISFKRQNLIDFSEKQMRKIRGMEISMVMQDPKYSLNPVRTVGEQICEAYTIHHKAGKKQARQKTLEMLKDVRIRNPEQVYCLYPHEVSGGMGQRIMIAMMLIPDPSLLIADEPTSALDVTVQLQILAILDDLVSERGMGLIFISHDLELVSSFCDRVIIMYGGQIMEVVAAGDLHKSNHPYTKGLLACLPKIDGTQDHLPTLVRDNAWLKPVSGCADKGAAS is encoded by the coding sequence ATGAAAGAAAATAGCCCTTTGCTGACGGTCGCTGATCTGTCCGTGACCTTTCCTTCTCCCAAGGGGGATGTTTGTGCGGTTAACAACGTAAGCTTTTCCATGGGCAGGGAAAAAATTGGGATTGTGGGAGAGTCTGGTTCCGGAAAGTCCGTGACCGGACGGGCTGTTTTGCGTCTGCTGCCGCCCTATGCAAGGGTACGGGCATCCAGGATCTCTTTTAAAAGACAAAATCTGATCGATTTTAGCGAAAAGCAGATGAGAAAAATTCGAGGCATGGAGATCTCCATGGTCATGCAGGATCCAAAGTACTCCTTAAATCCGGTGAGAACCGTGGGCGAACAGATTTGCGAGGCCTATACCATTCACCATAAAGCCGGGAAAAAGCAGGCCCGGCAGAAAACATTGGAAATGCTCAAAGACGTCAGGATCAGGAATCCTGAGCAGGTCTACTGCCTTTACCCCCATGAGGTGTCCGGGGGGATGGGCCAGAGAATCATGATTGCCATGATGCTGATTCCTGATCCCAGCTTGCTCATTGCCGATGAACCCACCTCCGCCCTTGATGTTACGGTGCAGCTCCAGATTCTTGCCATCCTGGATGATTTGGTCAGTGAACGGGGCATGGGTCTTATCTTTATCTCCCATGATCTTGAGCTTGTCTCCTCATTCTGCGACAGGGTTATTATTATGTACGGCGGGCAAATTATGGAGGTGGTAGCGGCCGGTGATCTTCATAAATCAAATCATCCGTACACAAAAGGGTTGCTCGCCTGTCTGCCTAAAATCGACGGCACCCAGGATCATCTGCCCACACTTGTCCGGGATAATGCCTGGCTTAAGCCGGTTTCCGGATGTGCCGACAAAGGGGCTGCGTCATGA
- a CDS encoding TrmH family RNA methyltransferase: protein MGSYKARMIIKKAKEEAKCQFRRHRNKNRLATPGIHRCIIVLDGLKPSFNIGKIFRSAEAFGCHEVHLIGTDFFDPAPARGAFKHVPAKFHSRFISCYAELLERGYTPFILEPGLGEPVMDADLPKKSAFVFGHEEFGISFEPDLFPEVERLTIPQYGRCQSLNVSVAASIILYEYTRQYACRNLDPQAPPPCKERV, encoded by the coding sequence ATGGGTTCCTATAAAGCAAGAATGATCATCAAGAAGGCAAAGGAAGAAGCAAAGTGCCAATTCCGCCGCCACCGGAATAAGAACCGCCTGGCCACGCCGGGCATTCATCGATGCATCATTGTTCTGGACGGGCTGAAACCCTCCTTTAACATCGGCAAAATATTCAGAAGCGCAGAAGCCTTTGGCTGCCATGAGGTTCATCTGATCGGCACAGATTTCTTTGACCCGGCACCAGCCAGGGGGGCATTTAAACACGTACCTGCAAAATTCCACAGCCGATTCATCTCCTGTTACGCCGAACTTCTTGAAAGGGGATATACCCCCTTTATACTTGAACCAGGCCTGGGAGAACCGGTGATGGATGCGGACCTGCCGAAAAAAAGCGCTTTTGTATTTGGCCACGAGGAGTTCGGTATCAGCTTTGAACCGGATCTGTTCCCGGAAGTGGAACGACTGACCATTCCCCAGTACGGACGCTGTCAAAGCCTGAATGTCAGTGTTGCCGCTTCCATTATTTTGTACGAATATACCCGGCAGTATGCCTGCCGGAATTTGGACCCCCAAGCACCCCCTCCATGCAAGGAAAGAGTATGA
- a CDS encoding ABC transporter ATP-binding protein, whose product MISVEHLNVFFGHGQARNHAVKDVGFAVEKGESFGLVGESGSGKSTVLNCLSGLLTHWTGYMEINGVRLTKKRDMAFCRKVQMVFQDPYGSLHPRHTIDRTLKEPVKIHRLGDANRRVARVLDEVGLGAKFRFRFPHQLSGGQRQRVAVARALILDPEIILLDEPTSALDVSIQAEVLNMLQDLRRKKNLTYILVSHDLAVVSHMCNKLLVMNRGQAVETITRSRLKIGAISEKYTKQLLVAGKGYDRTAIDQFEDF is encoded by the coding sequence ATGATTTCCGTTGAACACCTCAATGTTTTTTTCGGTCATGGACAGGCCCGAAACCATGCGGTAAAGGATGTTGGCTTTGCCGTGGAAAAGGGCGAAAGCTTTGGCCTGGTAGGCGAGTCTGGGTCCGGTAAATCAACGGTGCTTAACTGTCTTTCCGGCCTTTTGACCCATTGGACAGGGTATATGGAAATTAACGGCGTCAGGTTAACAAAGAAAAGAGACATGGCCTTTTGCCGCAAAGTCCAGATGGTTTTCCAGGATCCCTATGGTTCCCTTCATCCCCGGCACACCATTGACCGGACATTAAAGGAACCGGTGAAGATACACCGGCTTGGGGATGCCAACCGGCGGGTTGCGCGTGTGCTTGACGAAGTTGGGCTGGGGGCGAAATTCAGGTTCCGCTTTCCCCATCAACTCTCCGGCGGTCAGCGTCAGCGGGTGGCTGTGGCCCGGGCTCTGATCCTTGATCCTGAAATTATTTTGCTTGATGAACCCACGTCTGCCTTGGATGTCTCGATCCAGGCAGAGGTGCTTAATATGCTCCAGGATCTGAGAAGAAAGAAAAACTTGACCTATATCCTTGTCAGTCATGATCTTGCCGTTGTCTCCCATATGTGCAATAAACTGCTGGTGATGAACCGGGGTCAAGCGGTGGAAACCATAACCCGCAGCCGGCTTAAAATTGGTGCGATCAGTGAAAAGTACACAAAACAGCTTCTGGTTGCCGGCAAGGGGTATGACCGAACAGCCATTGATCAGTTTGAGGATTTTTAA
- the fbaA gene encoding class II fructose-bisphosphate aldolase, protein MPIVNYQQYCRMLDNAKQNKFAYPAINTTSSETINAALLAFKEANSDGIIQVSTGGGSFASGLGVGESYKGAIALAEFAHAMAAYYDVNIALHTDHCHPEYVDSFLMPLIQETASRRAKGLPNLFSSHMYDGSALPMNENIQASKKIMGLCVANDLILEIETGVVGGEEDGHDTSGVAKEKLYTTPEDMVLAARELGSMGRFLLAATFGNVHGVYKPGNVVLKPAILKEGQEAVAKALGDQTRLDLVFHGGSGSELKDIHEALDYGVVKMNVDTDTQYAYTRPVADHMMKNYDGVLKIEGEVGNKKVYDPRSWGKKAERGMADRIMQACRDLRSEGTSLGKNI, encoded by the coding sequence ATGCCAATCGTTAATTATCAACAATATTGCAGGATGCTGGATAACGCCAAACAAAACAAGTTTGCATATCCGGCCATTAATACCACCTCAAGCGAAACCATTAATGCCGCCCTTCTGGCATTTAAAGAAGCAAACAGCGACGGTATTATCCAGGTCTCCACAGGCGGCGGCAGTTTTGCTTCGGGCCTGGGAGTGGGAGAATCGTATAAAGGGGCCATTGCCCTGGCTGAATTTGCCCACGCCATGGCCGCCTATTACGATGTTAATATTGCCCTGCATACGGATCACTGCCACCCTGAATATGTAGATTCTTTTTTAATGCCCCTGATTCAGGAGACCGCGAGCCGACGTGCCAAGGGGCTGCCTAATCTATTTAGTTCCCACATGTACGATGGATCGGCCTTGCCCATGAATGAGAATATCCAGGCATCAAAGAAAATCATGGGTCTGTGCGTGGCCAACGACCTGATTCTGGAAATTGAAACCGGCGTAGTCGGGGGTGAGGAAGACGGCCATGATACGTCGGGCGTGGCAAAAGAAAAATTGTATACAACCCCCGAAGACATGGTGCTGGCTGCCAGGGAATTAGGTTCCATGGGAAGGTTTCTTTTAGCCGCCACCTTTGGTAATGTGCATGGGGTGTATAAGCCGGGTAATGTGGTGCTCAAACCCGCAATTCTAAAAGAGGGGCAGGAGGCCGTAGCCAAGGCGCTTGGTGACCAGACCCGGTTGGACCTGGTATTTCATGGCGGCTCCGGTTCCGAATTAAAGGATATCCACGAGGCCCTTGATTACGGGGTTGTGAAAATGAATGTAGACACCGACACCCAGTATGCCTATACCCGGCCCGTGGCAGACCATATGATGAAAAATTATGATGGTGTGCTCAAAATCGAAGGGGAAGTGGGCAACAAAAAAGTGTACGATCCACGCTCCTGGGGCAAAAAAGCGGAACGGGGCATGGCCGACCGGATCATGCAGGCCTGCCGTGACCTAAGATCCGAGGGCACGTCCCTTGGAAAAAATATTTGA
- the nikC gene encoding nickel transporter permease — MAIGKILKTGGMRQWLLADTPKSAFQAWAGRAYLGLLAFLKNRLAVLGLLVIAALVVIAMFAPVIAPYDPVEPNIANRLQPLSSTHYFGTDEMGRDIFSRVIWGARLTLYVICLVGVIAAPVGILVGTVAGYLGGIIDTVLMRITDIFLAFPKLILALAFVAALGPGIENAIIAISITSWPPYARIARAETLTIRNADFIKAIRLQGASAFRIIIGHIMPLCLPSLIIRVTLDMAGIILTAAGLGFLGMGAQPPTPEWGAMTAGGRTYIIDHWWVITMPGAAIFIVSLAFNLLGDGLRDVLDPRSDR; from the coding sequence ATGGCGATAGGCAAAATATTAAAAACAGGCGGCATGAGACAGTGGCTTCTGGCTGATACACCGAAGTCAGCTTTCCAGGCCTGGGCCGGCAGAGCCTATCTGGGTCTTCTGGCCTTCTTGAAAAACCGGCTGGCGGTTCTGGGGTTGTTGGTTATTGCAGCTTTAGTTGTCATTGCCATGTTTGCCCCTGTCATTGCCCCATATGATCCGGTTGAACCAAACATTGCTAATCGCCTTCAGCCATTGTCTTCGACTCACTATTTCGGCACCGATGAGATGGGCCGTGATATTTTTTCCCGGGTGATATGGGGGGCTCGCCTGACCCTTTACGTTATCTGCCTTGTGGGTGTCATTGCGGCACCTGTGGGGATTCTTGTGGGAACGGTTGCCGGATATCTGGGGGGAATCATTGATACGGTGCTCATGCGTATTACGGATATCTTCCTTGCATTTCCCAAGCTTATTTTGGCCCTGGCCTTTGTTGCCGCTCTTGGCCCGGGCATTGAAAACGCCATCATTGCCATTTCCATTACCTCCTGGCCGCCCTACGCCAGGATTGCCCGGGCAGAGACCCTCACCATTAGAAATGCCGATTTTATTAAAGCCATCAGGCTGCAGGGCGCAAGTGCCTTCAGGATTATTATCGGCCATATTATGCCCCTTTGCCTGCCGTCTCTGATTATCCGGGTTACCCTGGATATGGCGGGGATCATCCTCACGGCTGCAGGCTTGGGATTTTTAGGGATGGGGGCCCAGCCGCCCACCCCGGAGTGGGGGGCCATGACCGCCGGTGGCAGAACGTATATCATTGACCATTGGTGGGTAATCACCATGCCCGGGGCCGCTATCTTTATTGTCAGCCTTGCATTCAACCTTCTGGGGGACGGGCTTCGTGATGTCCTTGATCCAAGGAGTGACCGGTGA
- a CDS encoding DUF6515 family protein has protein sequence MKKQYLKFPTLIIFLCFGLMSIMPAATLAESWHNSDHRRDWDGHGYRRHHDSGRRHVPVFTHVPPGSQKVRHRGDNYYFHRGRFYRHGSNGYFWVRPPIGIISYSLPAAAVTVLIGGVTYYQYDDVYYRRVSAGYQVVQVPTRTTIVHTPPDAPVDSAESGTQVVVTTKILNVRSGPGINHGVLTQTYMGNVLIVQGSSADWYYVRLPDNTYGWVMKSFVSMSGNGAQG, from the coding sequence ATGAAAAAGCAATATTTAAAGTTTCCAACCCTGATCATTTTTTTGTGTTTTGGTTTGATGTCCATCATGCCAGCCGCAACGTTGGCGGAGTCTTGGCACAATTCTGATCATCGGCGGGACTGGGACGGTCATGGTTATAGAAGACATCACGACAGTGGAAGACGGCACGTGCCGGTTTTTACGCATGTGCCGCCCGGCAGCCAAAAGGTCCGGCACCGGGGAGATAACTATTATTTCCACAGAGGCCGTTTTTACAGGCATGGATCCAACGGTTATTTCTGGGTGCGTCCACCCATCGGTATCATTTCGTACAGTCTTCCCGCTGCTGCCGTAACGGTGTTGATAGGGGGGGTAACCTATTATCAGTATGATGATGTGTATTACAGAAGAGTGTCTGCCGGATATCAGGTGGTCCAAGTGCCCACCCGGACGACAATTGTTCATACACCCCCTGATGCACCAGTCGATTCTGCGGAGTCCGGAACCCAGGTTGTGGTCACCACCAAAATTCTTAATGTCCGGTCCGGCCCGGGAATCAACCATGGTGTTTTGACCCAGACTTATATGGGCAATGTTCTGATCGTCCAGGGCAGTTCGGCCGATTGGTATTATGTCCGGCTTCCCGACAATACTTATGGCTGGGTTATGAAGTCGTTTGTATCCATGAGTGGCAACGGTGCCCAGGGATAA
- a CDS encoding ABC transporter permease codes for MQPNNTRRFLTRTRLIKTLKQAVRVLVMLAITFLCLLLITFLIGRVVPIDPVLAVVGDKASPQVYEKARIAMGLHLPLWKQFLIYIANVFTGNLGTSVLTANPVIDDILRVFPATFELAVTATVIGIVLGIPLGIFSAVKQGSFWDHAVRVIGLFGHSLPIFWLGLMGLMVFYVRLDLLPGPGRVDIFYEGIVPPVTGFLVVDSIVAGEWDIFRSALHHLILPASLLGYYSMAYLLRMTRSFMIEQLGQEYILTARVKGVKEWKVIWGHALGNCAISLITVIALSFGTLLEGSVLTETVFAWPGLGLYLTNSLLNADMNAVLGCTIVVGAIFLGVNLFSDFLYKVVDPRAR; via the coding sequence ATACAACCAAATAACACGCGCAGATTTTTAACCAGAACCAGATTAATCAAAACCCTGAAGCAGGCGGTCCGGGTATTGGTGATGTTGGCAATTACCTTTCTATGCCTTTTGCTGATTACTTTTCTCATCGGCCGGGTGGTTCCCATTGATCCGGTACTGGCCGTGGTTGGAGACAAGGCCTCCCCCCAGGTGTACGAAAAGGCGCGCATTGCCATGGGGCTGCATCTGCCGCTGTGGAAACAGTTTTTGATTTATATTGCCAATGTGTTCACAGGGAATTTAGGAACCTCCGTTTTGACGGCCAATCCTGTGATTGATGATATCTTACGGGTTTTTCCCGCCACCTTTGAACTGGCCGTCACAGCCACGGTCATCGGCATTGTGCTGGGCATTCCCCTCGGCATCTTTTCAGCGGTAAAGCAGGGAAGTTTTTGGGATCATGCCGTGCGTGTCATTGGCCTGTTTGGCCATTCTCTGCCCATTTTCTGGCTCGGACTCATGGGGTTGATGGTTTTTTATGTCCGGCTTGATCTGCTGCCGGGACCCGGCCGGGTGGACATCTTTTATGAGGGCATTGTGCCGCCCGTTACCGGCTTTTTGGTGGTCGACAGTATTGTTGCCGGGGAGTGGGATATTTTCAGAAGCGCATTGCATCATCTGATTCTTCCGGCATCTCTTCTTGGGTATTATTCCATGGCATATCTGTTGAGAATGACCCGATCCTTCATGATCGAACAGCTTGGCCAGGAGTATATTCTGACTGCCCGGGTCAAAGGCGTTAAGGAGTGGAAGGTGATATGGGGGCATGCGTTGGGAAACTGTGCAATTTCGTTGATTACCGTTATTGCTTTAAGTTTTGGCACCCTGCTTGAAGGCTCGGTGTTGACGGAAACCGTTTTTGCCTGGCCAGGCCTGGGGCTGTATTTGACCAATTCTCTGCTTAATGCCGACATGAATGCGGTTTTAGGTTGCACCATTGTTGTGGGCGCTATTTTTCTTGGGGTTAATCTGTTTTCCGATTTTTTATATAAAGTGGTGGACCCAAGGGCCCGCTAA
- a CDS encoding prolyl-tRNA synthetase associated domain-containing protein, translating into MLQTQEELLNILDELNINYTNHEHPAVFTVEEAAQHSEGIEGAHSKNLFFKDKKKRLFLVVTLADKPIRIKDVGKLIGASNMSFGKPDLLMEVLGVPPGSVTPFAAANIGDHEVKIVLDEELMENELLNFHPLTNTATTTITANNLVKYLEHIGQTPHIIRL; encoded by the coding sequence ATGCTGCAGACCCAGGAAGAACTGCTCAATATTCTGGATGAGCTGAACATCAACTATACCAACCATGAGCACCCTGCCGTATTCACGGTTGAAGAAGCGGCCCAGCACAGTGAAGGCATCGAAGGGGCCCACTCCAAAAATCTGTTTTTCAAAGATAAAAAAAAGAGGCTGTTCCTGGTGGTCACCCTGGCAGACAAACCCATCAGAATCAAGGATGTGGGCAAACTAATCGGGGCCAGCAATATGTCCTTTGGCAAACCGGACCTGCTTATGGAGGTTTTAGGCGTGCCTCCCGGCTCCGTCACCCCCTTTGCCGCGGCAAACATCGGCGACCATGAGGTAAAAATTGTGCTGGACGAAGAATTAATGGAAAACGAGCTGCTCAATTTCCATCCCCTGACCAATACTGCCACCACCACCATTACCGCTAATAATCTGGTTAAATACCTGGAACACATAGGCCAAACGCCCCATATCATCCGCCTGTAA
- a CDS encoding TSUP family transporter encodes MELTYPSYLILFVSGLLAGFVDAIAGGGGLISLPALLSVGLPPQLALGTNKFQGSFGTLSAAASFIRKGKVKLSDNLKGIAFTFIGAGTGAWAIQQIHADFIKHLVPFMLLFVFFYTLMAKNLGVVQVKARMQKTTFFLIFGFGLGFYDGFFGPGTGAFWTGALLIFMGMDMTKATGTTRIMNFVSNITALALFIAGGNVLYTAGLIMAAGQIIGANIGSGMAIKRGAPFIRPIFLTMVFLTIVRLIYVNYIS; translated from the coding sequence ATGGAACTGACTTATCCATCCTATTTGATTTTATTTGTTTCAGGTCTGTTAGCAGGTTTTGTGGACGCCATTGCCGGCGGCGGCGGACTTATCTCCCTGCCGGCATTGCTGTCAGTGGGACTACCGCCCCAGCTTGCCTTAGGCACCAACAAATTCCAAGGCAGCTTCGGCACATTATCGGCAGCGGCCAGCTTCATCCGCAAGGGCAAGGTAAAACTATCCGACAACCTGAAGGGCATTGCCTTCACTTTTATCGGGGCGGGCACAGGCGCTTGGGCCATCCAGCAGATCCATGCAGACTTTATCAAGCACCTGGTGCCTTTTATGCTCCTGTTTGTCTTTTTTTACACCCTCATGGCAAAAAATCTGGGCGTGGTCCAGGTAAAAGCCAGGATGCAGAAAACGACTTTCTTCCTGATCTTCGGCTTTGGGTTAGGATTTTATGACGGATTTTTCGGCCCCGGTACCGGCGCGTTCTGGACCGGAGCCCTGCTCATTTTCATGGGCATGGACATGACAAAAGCCACCGGAACCACCCGGATCATGAATTTTGTTTCAAACATAACGGCATTGGCCCTGTTTATCGCAGGGGGCAATGTACTGTACACCGCAGGGCTGATTATGGCAGCGGGCCAGATCATCGGAGCCAACATCGGCTCGGGCATGGCCATCAAACGCGGCGCACCCTTTATCCGGCCCATTTTTCTGACCATGGTGTTTTTAACCATTGTAAGACTGATTTATGTAAACTACATCTCGTAA
- a CDS encoding hotdog fold thioesterase, producing the protein MIWKKEFTVDDMNRFKANSMLGHLDITFEEKGENFLTASMPVDARTHQPMGILHGGASVVLAETLGSCASQMTLEKGYYSVGLEIKANHIKSISQGRVTGRTTPLHLGRTTHVWDIDIKNDNGELICASRLTMAVLKTQKKHSETILQFMR; encoded by the coding sequence ATGATCTGGAAAAAAGAGTTCACTGTTGACGACATGAACCGGTTCAAGGCCAATTCAATGCTGGGGCATCTGGATATTACTTTTGAAGAAAAAGGGGAAAACTTTTTGACCGCATCCATGCCCGTGGACGCCCGGACCCATCAACCCATGGGCATCCTACACGGCGGGGCATCGGTGGTTCTTGCCGAGACCCTTGGCAGTTGCGCCTCCCAGATGACCCTTGAAAAGGGATATTACAGCGTGGGCCTTGAAATCAAAGCCAATCATATCAAAAGTATCTCCCAGGGCCGGGTTACGGGCCGCACCACCCCGTTACATTTAGGTCGAACCACCCACGTATGGGATATAGACATTAAAAACGATAACGGAGAACTGATTTGCGCATCCCGCCTGACAATGGCTGTTTTAAAAACGCAAAAAAAACACAGCGAAACAATTTTGCAATTCATGCGCTAA